In Candidatus Eremiobacterota bacterium, a genomic segment contains:
- a CDS encoding S1 RNA-binding domain-containing protein encodes VHISQLAPQRVERVEDVVKPGDQIMVKVIEIDSQGRINLSRKAVLGAEAGGGDGETHRGGRAGDGEYGRGNGAPQRREGSGSGGGGGGGDRGPRRRRPRPTGGGGGSAE; translated from the coding sequence CGTGCACATCTCGCAGCTCGCGCCGCAGCGCGTCGAGCGGGTCGAGGACGTGGTGAAGCCGGGCGACCAGATCATGGTCAAGGTGATCGAGATCGACTCGCAAGGCCGCATCAACCTGAGCCGCAAGGCCGTGCTCGGCGCCGAGGCCGGCGGAGGCGACGGCGAAACGCACCGCGGCGGCCGCGCGGGCGACGGCGAGTACGGGCGCGGCAACGGCGCCCCGCAGCGCCGCGAGGGAAGCGGCTCCGGCGGTGGCGGTGGCGGCGGTGACCGCGGTCCGCGCCGGCGGCGTCCGCGGCCGACCGGCGGCGGTGGCGGTTCGGCGGAGTAA
- a CDS encoding TlpA family protein disulfide reductase codes for MSAVRALVLALAATLALTGAARHVPTVFDLSDSVGKPAPEVTLTESDGTPLPFAALRGKPTYVFLFAGWCAPCQEAMPFVRNAYARYGDRVRFVGVDVLEDGAAARAAIANAALPFTVAIYPIDQLDAIVAPDVQLHAGTKYRIPADFLLDADGVVRYAWHGLSVDDGGDPVDVLPSYLAKLGIR; via the coding sequence ATGTCCGCCGTCCGCGCGCTCGTGCTCGCCCTGGCCGCAACGCTGGCCCTCACCGGCGCGGCCCGGCACGTCCCGACCGTCTTCGACCTGTCGGACTCGGTGGGCAAGCCGGCGCCCGAGGTGACGCTGACCGAGAGCGACGGAACGCCGCTTCCGTTCGCGGCGCTCAGAGGAAAGCCGACCTACGTGTTCCTGTTCGCGGGCTGGTGCGCGCCGTGTCAGGAAGCGATGCCGTTCGTGCGCAACGCCTACGCGAGATACGGCGACCGCGTGCGCTTCGTCGGCGTCGACGTGCTCGAGGACGGCGCGGCCGCGCGCGCCGCGATCGCGAACGCCGCGCTGCCGTTCACCGTCGCGATCTACCCGATCGATCAGCTCGACGCGATCGTCGCGCCCGACGTGCAGCTGCACGCGGGGACGAAGTACCGCATTCCGGCCGATTTCCTGCTCGACGCCGACGGCGTGGTGCGTTACGCCTGGCACGGGCTCTCGGTCGACGACGGCGGCGATCCCGTCGACGTGCTGCCGTCGTATCTCGCGAAGCTCGGCATTCGCTGA
- a CDS encoding GNAT family N-acetyltransferase, with product MPRPSWTVRPKGERDVTAVVALLADVAREGNWIATEWPFDLDARAAAQRDALLHRYTVGWVAVERRVIVGDLTLWELGRDEPELGMIVAAAHRRRGIGRALLERAIAWAEANEKTALLLRVFPDNDAARALYRGCGFVDVELQRKAISRRDGSRRDAVLMRRPTAETRRE from the coding sequence GTGCCGCGGCCGTCGTGGACGGTGCGCCCGAAAGGCGAGCGCGACGTGACGGCGGTCGTCGCTTTGCTGGCCGACGTCGCGCGTGAAGGGAACTGGATCGCCACCGAGTGGCCCTTCGACCTCGACGCGCGCGCCGCGGCGCAGCGCGACGCGCTGCTGCACCGCTACACCGTCGGCTGGGTCGCGGTCGAACGGCGCGTCATCGTCGGCGATCTCACGCTGTGGGAGCTCGGGCGCGACGAGCCCGAGCTCGGGATGATCGTCGCTGCGGCGCACCGCCGCCGCGGGATCGGGCGCGCGCTGCTCGAGCGCGCGATCGCGTGGGCGGAGGCGAACGAGAAGACCGCGCTGCTGCTGCGCGTCTTCCCCGACAACGACGCCGCGCGCGCGCTCTACCGCGGCTGCGGCTTCGTCGACGTCGAGCTGCAGCGCAAGGCGATCTCGCGCCGCGACGGCTCGCGGCGTGACGCCGTCCTGATGCGCCGCCCCACCGCCGAAACGAGACGTGAGTGA
- a CDS encoding SpoIIE family protein phosphatase — MMMRAEVVSRAPHARKHGTTFAESWRSADGATLVAVGAVLAGDDPVIVSDLLRTGGRALVTSRKALGVALGALDRVVQKHAHEHRDDELAAAVLLLAFAPDGNDLDAAGAGQLHAALIDGSGNQHPIHGRAGALGTGIEPKDLIESLHLRRDDILVAATVPIDPEWWNAGNRTAEALLHHSAAHDASVALVSVG; from the coding sequence GTGATGATGCGAGCCGAAGTCGTCTCGCGCGCGCCGCACGCGCGCAAGCACGGAACGACGTTTGCCGAAAGCTGGCGCAGCGCCGACGGCGCGACGCTGGTCGCGGTCGGTGCGGTGCTGGCCGGCGACGATCCGGTGATCGTCAGCGACCTCTTGCGCACCGGGGGGCGCGCGCTCGTCACCTCGCGCAAGGCGCTCGGCGTCGCGCTGGGCGCGCTCGACCGCGTCGTGCAGAAGCACGCGCACGAGCACCGCGACGACGAGCTCGCCGCCGCGGTGCTGCTGCTCGCGTTCGCGCCGGACGGCAACGACCTCGACGCCGCCGGCGCGGGTCAGCTGCACGCAGCGCTGATCGACGGTTCAGGGAACCAGCACCCAATTCACGGCCGCGCGGGCGCGCTCGGCACCGGGATCGAGCCGAAGGACCTGATCGAATCGCTGCACCTGCGCCGCGACGACATCCTCGTCGCCGCGACGGTACCCATCGATCCCGAATGGTGGAACGCCGGCAACCGCACCGCCGAAGCGCTGCTTCACCACAGCGCCGCCCACGACGCGTCCGTCGCGCTCGTGTCGGTCGGCTGA